One genomic window of Arthrobacter sp. KBS0703 includes the following:
- a CDS encoding pyridoxamine 5'-phosphate oxidase family protein — protein sequence MLSDAQYPAANLNPHECWKLLGGTTQGRLAVSVHNKPDIFPVEFHAQNGKILVRTPQGEMLVELTINPSVAFEANGRSETSAWTVVVQGTARELQNWSEIDTAEQKAQRPWTPTAKGSFVEIVPTGITGRRRPIYAQEDAQE from the coding sequence ATGCTCTCTGATGCGCAGTACCCCGCGGCGAACCTGAACCCGCATGAATGCTGGAAACTGCTGGGCGGTACCACCCAGGGCCGGCTGGCCGTGAGCGTGCATAACAAGCCTGATATTTTTCCAGTGGAATTCCACGCCCAGAACGGCAAAATACTGGTGCGAACGCCCCAGGGCGAGATGCTCGTGGAACTGACCATCAACCCTTCGGTGGCCTTTGAAGCGAACGGCCGGTCGGAAACGTCCGCCTGGACCGTTGTCGTCCAAGGAACGGCCCGCGAACTGCAGAACTGGTCGGAAATCGATACCGCTGAGCAGAAAGCCCAGCGCCCCTGGACGCCGACCGCGAAAGGGTCCTTCGTCGAGATTGTCCCCACCGGGATCACCGGCCGGCGGCGGCCCATCTACGCCCAGGAGGACGCCCAGGAGTAA
- a CDS encoding transposase — MPEDHLVWLVIEVVETLDVSAFEASRRRGGVGAAGYDPRMLLGLLVYAYCRGVRSSRQVERLCHTDIAFKVACAGDVPDHATIARFRAVSGEAFAGLFAQVLLIAARAGLARFGTIAIDGTKIPANASIDANRGRDWFDQHAKEIAADVVEEAQRVDAAEDALAARGADDGGDRVHGALAGRSARAERIRRAAAELAQQQRRLDTDREARQTGAQARLQASQAGLPVRGRIPDGPLRLAEARAHLERELRDHQAKLDRRAALIAAGKKPMGAPPVPTEEHSRIIRARRVVAAAEAAAARDEQAPTRGLPKAVANTTDPESRVMPTRRGFVQGYNAQVAVTGDHVIAAVDVNQQPNDMP; from the coding sequence TTGCCGGAAGATCACCTCGTCTGGCTTGTCATCGAGGTCGTCGAGACGCTCGATGTGTCAGCTTTCGAAGCGTCGCGGCGGCGGGGCGGGGTCGGCGCCGCGGGATACGATCCGCGGATGCTTCTGGGGCTGCTGGTCTATGCGTACTGCCGCGGCGTGCGGTCCTCGCGTCAAGTCGAGCGGCTATGCCACACGGACATTGCGTTCAAGGTGGCGTGCGCAGGCGATGTGCCCGACCACGCGACGATCGCGAGGTTCCGTGCCGTGTCAGGGGAAGCGTTCGCCGGGTTGTTCGCTCAGGTGCTGCTGATCGCCGCACGGGCGGGGCTCGCCCGGTTCGGGACGATCGCGATCGACGGGACGAAGATCCCGGCGAACGCGTCCATCGACGCGAACCGAGGCCGGGACTGGTTCGACCAGCACGCCAAAGAGATCGCCGCCGATGTCGTCGAAGAGGCGCAACGCGTGGACGCAGCCGAGGATGCGCTGGCCGCCCGCGGGGCCGACGACGGCGGCGACCGTGTCCATGGAGCGCTGGCCGGGAGGTCGGCCAGAGCGGAGCGGATCCGTCGCGCAGCAGCGGAGCTTGCCCAGCAGCAGCGTCGACTGGACACCGATCGCGAGGCCCGCCAGACCGGGGCTCAGGCCCGGCTGCAGGCGTCCCAGGCTGGGCTGCCGGTGCGAGGCCGGATCCCCGACGGCCCGCTACGGCTGGCCGAGGCGAGGGCGCATCTGGAACGGGAGCTGCGCGACCACCAGGCCAAGCTCGATCGCAGGGCCGCATTGATCGCCGCGGGGAAGAAGCCGATGGGCGCCCCGCCTGTCCCGACCGAGGAGCACTCGCGGATCATCCGGGCACGCCGTGTCGTTGCTGCGGCCGAAGCCGCCGCGGCGCGCGACGAGCAAGCCCCGACGAGGGGCCTCCCCAAGGCCGTCGCGAACACCACAGACCCGGAGTCGCGGGTGATGCCCACGCGCCGGGGTTTCGTCCAGGGGTACAACGCGCAGGTCGCCGTCACCGGTGACCATGTCATCGCCGCCGTCGATGTGAACCAGCAGCCCAACGACATGCCCTAG
- a CDS encoding beta-ketoacyl-ACP synthase III: MTTATRSRGQNVSPSRGSRVTGVGSYQPDRVLTNEDLSLMVDTSDEWIRSRVGIQTRRIADSESVADMATRAGRDALRHSGIDARDLDLIVVATVTAQDRSPSTAGRVSAALGARNPAVFDLNAACSGFTHALAVADQAIRSGAAKHALVIGAEKLSDFTDWGDRTTCVLVGDGAGAIVLTASATPGVGPVHWGSVPELSHAVRIEEPDHRFQQEGMSVFRWAITKAAELARRTCEMAGVLPEELVAFVPHQANLRIIEPLADQLGIPREITARDVITSGNTSSASIPLALAKLVREGQLPPDRPVLLFGFGGGFSYAGQVIHTPSTTETNTLPRPKAKHQSPAPKTVAMEEGKHAVPE; this comes from the coding sequence ATGACCACAGCAACGCGCAGCCGGGGACAAAACGTCTCCCCATCCCGCGGATCCCGCGTTACCGGGGTCGGTTCATACCAGCCTGACAGGGTCCTCACCAACGAGGACCTCAGCCTTATGGTGGACACCAGCGATGAATGGATCCGCAGCAGGGTCGGGATCCAAACACGCCGCATTGCCGACAGCGAGTCCGTTGCGGACATGGCCACCCGCGCCGGGCGGGACGCGCTCCGGCACTCCGGCATCGACGCCCGGGATCTCGATTTGATCGTCGTTGCCACTGTTACCGCCCAGGACCGCTCCCCGAGCACAGCCGGACGGGTCTCAGCTGCCCTAGGCGCCCGCAACCCTGCCGTTTTTGACCTTAACGCCGCCTGTTCAGGCTTCACGCATGCCCTCGCCGTGGCGGATCAGGCCATCCGCTCAGGAGCTGCCAAGCATGCCCTTGTCATCGGGGCAGAGAAGCTCAGCGACTTCACGGACTGGGGGGACCGGACCACCTGTGTGCTTGTCGGTGACGGCGCCGGCGCCATTGTGCTCACAGCCTCGGCCACCCCAGGCGTCGGACCTGTCCATTGGGGCTCGGTCCCGGAATTGTCCCACGCCGTTAGGATCGAGGAGCCAGATCACCGCTTCCAGCAGGAAGGCATGTCCGTGTTCCGCTGGGCCATCACCAAAGCAGCAGAGCTGGCCCGACGAACATGCGAAATGGCCGGTGTCCTGCCGGAAGAGCTCGTCGCCTTCGTCCCGCACCAGGCAAACCTGCGCATCATCGAACCCCTCGCAGACCAACTCGGCATTCCCCGTGAGATCACCGCGCGGGATGTTATCACCTCGGGGAACACATCTTCCGCCAGCATCCCACTCGCCCTGGCCAAGCTCGTCCGCGAGGGCCAGCTTCCCCCCGACCGCCCCGTACTGCTCTTCGGCTTCGGGGGAGGATTCTCCTACGCGGGCCAGGTCATCCACACCCCCTCCACGACAGAAACAAATACCCTGCCCCGGCCTAAGGCGAAGCACCAATCGCCCGCACCAAAAACCGTTGCCATGGAAGAAGGCAAGCATGCCGTCCCTGAATGA
- a CDS encoding transposase → MMSAATDAAAGLHARTGSPEHQIGIVLADAGYCSNKNLEAPGADRIIALDKGREQHAKAVRSPASGAPPAGANAREAMAHRLRTPEGSAAYKRRGATVEPSIGTLKTILGRFSRRGLDAARSELNLAAAAYNIRKIHTVTG, encoded by the coding sequence ATGATGAGCGCGGCCACCGACGCGGCCGCGGGCCTGCATGCTAGGACCGGTTCGCCTGAGCACCAGATCGGGATCGTGCTGGCCGATGCCGGCTACTGCAGCAACAAGAACCTGGAGGCACCCGGCGCCGACCGGATCATCGCCTTGGACAAAGGGCGCGAACAGCACGCCAAAGCAGTTCGATCACCGGCATCTGGCGCGCCGCCGGCCGGGGCGAACGCGCGGGAAGCAATGGCCCACCGCCTCCGAACGCCTGAAGGGTCAGCGGCATACAAGCGCCGCGGCGCAACCGTCGAACCCAGCATCGGAACCCTCAAGACGATCCTGGGCAGATTCTCCCGGAGAGGCCTTGACGCAGCCCGCAGTGAGCTGAACCTCGCGGCCGCCGCCTACAACATCCGGAAGATCCACACGGTAACCGGCTGA
- a CDS encoding NADP-dependent isocitrate dehydrogenase, with amino-acid sequence MNEKIKVAGSIVELDGDEMTRIIWQFIKDRLIIPYLDVDLKHFDLSIQNRDATDDQVTIDAANAIKEYNVGVKCATITPDETRVEEFGLKTMWPSPNGTVRNILGGVVFREPIIISNIPRLVPGWNKPIIIGRHAFGDQYMATNFKVPGSGTLTMTFTPSDGGEEIKQTVITYPSGGGVAMGMYNFNDSIRDFARASFAYGLQRNYPVYLSTKNTILKAYDGQFKDLFQEVFDAEFKNLFEAAGLSYEHRLIDDMVASAMKWEGGYVWACKNYDGDVQSDTIAQGYGSLGLMTSVLMTPDGKTVEAEAAHGTVTRHYRQHQQGKPTSTNPIASIFAWTRGIMHRGKLDNTPAVIDFAVTLEDVVIKTVEAGQMTKDLALLVGPDQEWLTTEEFLAALDDNLKARLG; translated from the coding sequence ATGAACGAAAAGATCAAGGTCGCTGGCTCCATTGTGGAGCTTGACGGCGACGAGATGACCCGCATCATCTGGCAGTTCATCAAGGACCGCCTGATCATCCCCTATCTGGATGTGGACCTGAAACACTTCGATTTGTCCATCCAGAACCGTGACGCGACCGATGACCAGGTCACGATCGACGCCGCCAACGCCATCAAGGAATACAACGTCGGCGTTAAGTGCGCCACGATAACCCCTGACGAGACCCGGGTCGAGGAATTCGGCCTGAAGACGATGTGGCCGTCCCCGAACGGAACCGTCCGTAACATCCTGGGCGGCGTCGTTTTCCGCGAGCCCATCATCATCTCCAACATCCCGCGCCTGGTTCCGGGCTGGAACAAGCCGATCATCATCGGCCGTCACGCCTTCGGCGACCAATACATGGCGACCAACTTCAAGGTCCCAGGCTCTGGCACGCTGACGATGACCTTCACCCCCTCCGACGGAGGCGAAGAAATCAAGCAGACGGTGATCACCTACCCCAGCGGCGGCGGGGTGGCCATGGGCATGTACAACTTCAACGACTCCATCCGTGACTTCGCCCGCGCCTCCTTCGCGTACGGGCTGCAGCGGAACTACCCCGTCTACCTCTCCACCAAGAACACCATCCTGAAGGCCTACGACGGCCAGTTCAAGGATCTCTTCCAGGAAGTATTCGACGCCGAGTTCAAAAATCTGTTTGAAGCAGCAGGCCTCAGCTACGAGCACCGGCTGATCGACGACATGGTGGCATCGGCGATGAAGTGGGAAGGCGGCTACGTCTGGGCCTGCAAGAACTACGACGGCGACGTCCAGTCCGACACCATCGCCCAGGGCTACGGCTCGCTCGGTCTCATGACCTCCGTGCTGATGACCCCGGACGGCAAGACTGTCGAGGCCGAAGCCGCACACGGCACCGTGACGCGCCACTACCGCCAGCACCAGCAGGGCAAGCCCACATCCACCAACCCGATCGCCTCGATCTTCGCGTGGACCAGGGGCATCATGCACCGCGGCAAACTGGACAACACCCCTGCCGTCATTGACTTTGCCGTCACTCTCGAAGACGTCGTCATCAAGACGGTCGAAGCCGGCCAGATGACCAAGGACCTGGCCCTCTTGGTGGGACCGGACCAGGAATGGCTCACCACCGAGGAGTTCCTTGCAGCACTGGACGACAACCTCAAGGCACGCCTAGGCTAG
- a CDS encoding metalloregulator ArsR/SmtB family transcription factor produces MEEFSDFRAPLYEVKANLFKGLAHPVRIRVLELLSAAPEVSVTDMLAATGLEASHLSQHLMVLRRYNLVKGQRRALQMFYSLAYPQIADLLAVARLLLNDMLHTTREQLEYSGTATPVAAGDTIGSTR; encoded by the coding sequence ATGGAAGAATTCTCGGATTTCCGGGCACCCTTGTATGAGGTGAAGGCCAACCTTTTCAAGGGCCTGGCCCACCCGGTGAGGATCCGGGTCCTGGAGCTGCTCTCGGCGGCGCCGGAGGTGTCGGTTACTGACATGCTTGCCGCGACCGGGCTGGAGGCCTCCCATCTGTCCCAGCATCTGATGGTGTTGCGGCGCTATAACTTGGTGAAGGGCCAACGCAGGGCGCTGCAGATGTTCTACTCGCTGGCTTATCCCCAGATCGCGGACCTTCTCGCGGTGGCCAGATTGCTGCTGAACGACATGCTGCACACCACCCGCGAGCAGCTCGAGTACTCGGGCACAGCCACCCCCGTGGCGGCAGGGGACACCATAGGCAGCACACGATGA
- a CDS encoding phosphoenolpyruvate carboxykinase (GTP) translates to MHNTTTSSLLDTAPVASDRLLDWVGEVAALTGPERIHWVDGSEDEYRALTDGLVAAGTLTRLAEDKFPNSFAAFSDPKDVARVEERTFICSEDERDAGFTNNWMEPARMKEKLGGLLAGAMRGRTMYVIPFVMGHLDAEDPKFGVEITDSAYVVASMRIMAHTGSDVLAKMVELDADFVPALHSVGAPLEPRQQDVSWPCNDEKWIVHFPEEKSIWSYGSGYGGNALLGKKCYSLRIASAMSRQEGWLAEHMLILKLTSPENKAYYISAAFPSACGKTNLALLNPTVEGWKVETLGDDIAWIRPGKDGELRATNPEAGLFGVAPGTGWQTNPNAMDAIAKGNTIFTNVALTDDGGVWWEGMTREIPEHLTDWKGQDWTPASGRPAAHPNSRFCTPISQVAILAEEYYQPEGVPLSAIFFGGRRKTTIPLVTESRDWAGGVFMGSTLSSETTAAAAGQVGVVRRDPMAMLPFIGYDAGDYLSHWLEIGRTANPARLPRIFLVNWFRRGADGNFLWPGFGDNSRVLKWAIERLEGTAAAIETPIGFVPAPESLDIEGLDVTPGHLNAALAVDSQEWATEIDSIDQWYGRFGDLLPPELPAELQHLKNRFAARRGTPRVSSR, encoded by the coding sequence GTGCACAACACCACAACCTCCAGCCTCCTGGACACCGCCCCCGTTGCCTCTGACCGGCTTCTGGACTGGGTCGGCGAGGTAGCCGCCCTGACCGGACCGGAGCGCATCCACTGGGTAGACGGATCCGAGGACGAATACCGTGCGCTCACCGACGGGCTCGTCGCAGCCGGGACGCTGACGCGCCTGGCCGAGGACAAGTTCCCCAACTCCTTTGCCGCCTTCTCCGACCCCAAGGACGTCGCCCGCGTCGAAGAGCGGACCTTCATCTGCTCCGAAGACGAACGGGACGCGGGCTTCACCAACAACTGGATGGAACCCGCGCGGATGAAGGAGAAACTGGGCGGGCTCTTGGCCGGCGCCATGCGCGGCCGCACCATGTACGTGATTCCGTTCGTGATGGGCCACCTCGACGCCGAGGACCCCAAATTCGGGGTTGAGATCACCGACAGCGCCTACGTGGTCGCCTCCATGCGCATCATGGCCCACACCGGTTCCGATGTCCTGGCCAAAATGGTCGAGCTGGACGCGGACTTCGTCCCCGCGCTGCACTCCGTCGGCGCGCCGCTGGAACCACGCCAGCAGGATGTCAGCTGGCCCTGCAATGACGAGAAATGGATCGTGCACTTCCCGGAGGAAAAGTCCATCTGGTCCTACGGCTCCGGGTACGGAGGCAACGCGCTGCTGGGCAAGAAATGTTACTCGCTCCGCATTGCGTCAGCGATGTCCCGGCAGGAGGGCTGGCTCGCGGAACACATGCTCATCCTCAAACTCACCAGCCCGGAAAATAAGGCCTACTACATCTCCGCGGCGTTCCCCTCGGCCTGCGGCAAAACCAACCTCGCCTTGCTGAACCCCACCGTTGAGGGCTGGAAAGTGGAAACCCTCGGGGATGACATCGCCTGGATACGTCCGGGCAAGGACGGGGAACTGCGGGCCACCAACCCGGAGGCGGGTCTCTTCGGCGTGGCACCGGGCACCGGATGGCAGACTAACCCGAACGCCATGGACGCCATCGCCAAAGGCAACACCATCTTCACCAACGTGGCCCTCACCGATGACGGCGGCGTCTGGTGGGAGGGCATGACCCGGGAGATCCCGGAACACCTGACCGACTGGAAAGGCCAGGACTGGACCCCGGCCTCCGGCCGGCCCGCGGCCCATCCCAACTCACGGTTCTGTACGCCCATCAGCCAGGTCGCCATCCTGGCCGAGGAGTACTACCAGCCCGAGGGCGTGCCGCTCTCGGCCATTTTCTTCGGCGGCCGCCGGAAGACAACCATCCCCCTGGTCACCGAGTCCAGGGACTGGGCAGGGGGTGTGTTCATGGGATCGACGCTGTCTTCCGAGACGACAGCGGCAGCCGCCGGTCAGGTCGGGGTCGTCCGGCGCGATCCGATGGCCATGCTCCCCTTCATCGGCTACGACGCCGGAGACTACCTAAGCCACTGGCTGGAGATCGGCCGGACGGCCAATCCCGCCCGACTGCCCCGGATCTTCCTGGTCAACTGGTTCCGCCGCGGCGCCGACGGGAATTTCCTCTGGCCCGGGTTCGGAGACAACTCCCGCGTCCTGAAATGGGCCATCGAAAGGCTCGAGGGGACAGCGGCTGCCATCGAAACCCCCATCGGCTTCGTCCCCGCACCGGAGTCCCTCGACATCGAAGGCCTCGACGTCACCCCCGGACACCTCAATGCCGCCCTGGCAGTCGATTCACAGGAGTGGGCCACGGAAATCGACAGCATCGATCAGTGGTACGGCCGGTTCGGTGACTTGCTGCCCCCCGAGCTGCCGGCCGAGCTGCAACACCTCAAGAACCGCTTCGCTGCCCGCCGGGGGACGCCGCGCGTCAGCTCCCGATAG
- a CDS encoding metalloregulator ArsR/SmtB family transcription factor, which produces MEEFSDFRAPLYEVKANLFKGLAHPVRIRVLELLSAAPEVSVTDMLAATGLEASHLSQHLMVLRRYNLVKGERRALQMFYSLAYPQVADLLAVARLLLNDMLHTTREQLEHSGAPSRESVPAGSAG; this is translated from the coding sequence ATGGAAGAATTCTCGGATTTCCGGGCGCCGTTGTATGAGGTGAAGGCCAACCTTTTCAAGGGCCTGGCCCACCCGGTGAGGATCCGGGTGCTGGAGCTGCTCTCGGCGGCGCCGGAGGTGTCGGTCACTGACATGCTTGCCGCGACCGGGCTGGAGGCCTCCCATTTGTCCCAGCATCTGATGGTGTTGCGGCGCTATAACTTGGTGAAGGGCGAACGCAGGGCGCTGCAGATGTTCTACTCGCTGGCTTATCCCCAGGTCGCGGACCTTCTCGCGGTGGCCAGATTGCTGCTGAACGACATGCTGCACACCACCCGCGAACAGCTGGAACATTCCGGGGCACCATCACGTGAGTCTGTCCCCGCAGGCAGCGCCGGGTGA
- a CDS encoding DUF6278 family protein, with the protein MDRGPRRNAHRHRAGDRSTRGLLAGPDRNRPAPWRLRVETGLFLGTVLVRNLPAAQWCLLPNGHPVVRLAENTDLDVIALARARLETGAPDLRTVLPYAQSLTTTP; encoded by the coding sequence ATGGACCGCGGCCCGCGGCGCAACGCTCACCGACACCGCGCCGGGGATCGAAGCACTCGAGGACTCCTCGCCGGGCCGGACAGGAACCGGCCCGCGCCATGGCGCCTCAGGGTCGAAACCGGGCTCTTCCTCGGCACCGTCCTGGTCCGAAACCTCCCCGCGGCCCAGTGGTGCCTTCTGCCCAACGGCCACCCCGTCGTCCGCCTGGCCGAAAACACCGACCTGGACGTCATCGCCCTCGCCCGGGCGCGCCTGGAAACCGGCGCACCGGACCTGCGGACCGTCCTGCCCTACGCCCAAAGCCTGACAACGACACCCTAG
- a CDS encoding SulP family inorganic anion transporter, whose protein sequence is MKALTAARALLPGRRDYADLPRTWKGDLIAGVTVGIVALPLALAFGVSSGAGAASGLITAVIAGVIAAVFGGSNIQVSGPTGAMVVVLGPVIATHGAGALAAVAVLAGVIVVAAGVLKLGRVVTLLPWPVIEGFTLGIAMIIFLQQVPAAFGVKAGPSSNAAVSAVQGLATTSPAALLAPLALVALVAVIMIAAPRIHSQIPGSLIAIIIASIAAQVLDLPVARIGSLPDTLPAPVIPSLDWGAVAALAGPAATIAALAAIESLLSARVAASISDTGPYDADRELLGQGLASVCSGFFGGMPATGAIARTAVNIRSGGRTRLAAVTHALVLLGVVYLATGPVSRIPLAALAGVLMVTATRMVSLATLRSVIGSTRADTVVFFVTALITVSFDLIEAVAIGIAVASFFALRTLVKSSGVHREEIPGPVQDGDEHIAVFRLDGALFFAAAERVLDRVSAIRNVDVVIIRMSQLQVLDATGARVITDIVNSLERRGITVLIKGIQERHLALVTKVGVLESLRHHKHLFAELPPAVEHARSHVARARAARTAEHRAQDKESDAGRDPVRRPGATATPRNTTVR, encoded by the coding sequence ATGAAGGCCCTGACCGCGGCCCGGGCGCTTCTGCCCGGCCGGAGGGACTATGCAGATCTGCCCCGCACGTGGAAAGGGGACCTCATCGCCGGGGTCACCGTGGGCATCGTCGCCCTCCCGTTGGCGCTGGCCTTCGGGGTCAGCTCCGGCGCCGGTGCGGCCAGCGGACTGATTACTGCCGTCATCGCCGGCGTGATCGCCGCCGTCTTCGGCGGTTCCAACATCCAGGTCTCCGGTCCCACCGGGGCCATGGTTGTGGTCCTGGGTCCGGTCATCGCAACCCATGGCGCCGGGGCCCTGGCCGCGGTGGCCGTCCTGGCCGGGGTCATCGTCGTCGCCGCCGGTGTGCTCAAGCTCGGCCGGGTCGTGACCCTGCTGCCCTGGCCGGTGATCGAGGGATTCACTCTCGGGATTGCCATGATCATCTTCCTCCAGCAGGTCCCGGCCGCGTTCGGCGTCAAAGCCGGCCCGAGCAGCAACGCCGCCGTCTCTGCCGTCCAGGGCCTCGCCACGACGTCTCCCGCCGCCCTCCTGGCCCCGCTGGCACTGGTGGCCCTGGTCGCCGTGATCATGATCGCCGCACCCCGGATCCATTCGCAGATCCCCGGTTCCCTGATCGCCATCATCATCGCCAGCATCGCCGCCCAGGTGCTGGACCTTCCGGTGGCCCGGATCGGTTCCCTTCCCGATACGCTGCCCGCACCCGTCATACCGTCGCTGGACTGGGGCGCCGTGGCTGCCCTGGCCGGGCCGGCGGCGACCATCGCGGCCCTGGCGGCGATCGAATCGCTGCTCTCGGCCCGGGTTGCCGCGTCGATCTCCGATACGGGCCCCTACGACGCCGACCGGGAGCTCCTGGGGCAGGGCCTGGCCTCCGTCTGTTCCGGGTTTTTCGGCGGCATGCCCGCCACCGGGGCCATCGCCCGCACCGCGGTGAACATCCGCTCTGGCGGCCGGACGCGGCTGGCCGCCGTCACGCACGCCCTGGTCCTGCTGGGCGTGGTGTATCTGGCCACGGGCCCGGTCTCGCGGATCCCGCTTGCGGCCCTGGCCGGGGTCCTGATGGTCACCGCCACGCGTATGGTCTCCCTGGCCACGCTGCGCAGCGTGATCGGGTCAACCCGGGCCGACACCGTGGTGTTCTTTGTCACCGCGCTGATTACCGTGTCCTTCGACCTGATCGAGGCCGTGGCGATCGGCATCGCCGTCGCCTCCTTCTTCGCCCTGCGCACCCTGGTCAAGTCCAGCGGCGTGCACCGCGAAGAGATCCCCGGACCGGTCCAGGACGGGGACGAACACATCGCCGTTTTCCGCCTCGACGGGGCCCTGTTCTTCGCTGCCGCCGAGCGCGTCCTGGACCGGGTCAGCGCGATCCGCAACGTGGACGTCGTCATCATCCGCATGTCACAGCTCCAGGTCTTGGACGCAACCGGGGCCAGGGTCATCACCGACATCGTCAATTCCCTCGAACGCCGCGGGATCACCGTGCTGATCAAAGGGATCCAGGAGCGCCACCTGGCCCTGGTCACCAAGGTCGGCGTGCTGGAATCGCTGCGCCACCACAAACACCTGTTCGCGGAACTGCCCCCCGCCGTGGAACACGCCCGCAGCCACGTCGCCCGCGCCCGGGCCGCCCGTACCGCAGAACATCGGGCACAGGACAAGGAATCCGACGCCGGCCGGGACCCCGTCCGTCGCCCGGGCGCGACAGCCACGCCCCGCAACACCACGGTCCGATGA